The Maridesulfovibrio hydrothermalis AM13 = DSM 14728 DNA window CTCTTTCACACAGGATGATGCACACTTAATCTGCCGACCTGACCAGCTCAGGGATGAAATAATCGGTGTTGCAAAATTCGTCGGTGATTTGATGGACCTTTTCGGATTTGAATATCAGGCTGAAATCAGCACCAAGCCCGAAAAGGCTATCGGTTCTGACGAGGACTGGGAAAAAGCAACTGATGCTCTCACAGGAGCACTCAACGAAATGGGTATGGATTACTCAATCAATGAGGGTGATGGAGCTTTTTACGGTCCTAAAATCGACATCATTATTAAAGATGCGCTTGAACGCCGCTGGCAATGTGCTACTATACAGTGTGATTTTACCTTGCCAGATCGGTTCGATTTAAGTTATGTGGGCGAAGATGGTGCTAAACACAGACCTGTAATGTTACATCGGGTCATACTCGGTTCCATCGAGCGCTTCATCGGAGTACTCATTGAGCACACTGGCGGAGCACTACCTGCTTGGCTATCACCAGTTCAGGCAAAAATACTTACTGTCACCGACGCTCAGAATGATTTTGCACAAAAAGTCTTGCAGTTTCTGCAAGAAAAGGGCATTCGAGCCGAGGTTGACTTACGTAATGAAAAATTGGGCTATAAGGTACGGGAAGCTCAATTGGAAAAAACCCCGTATATGTTAATAATTGGCGACAAAGAGGTCGCAGCGGAATCGGTCAATGTAAGGGCCCGCGACGGGGAAGATCCCGGTCTCAAGTCTCTTGATGAAGCGGCAGAGCTTATTTCGACCGCCATCAATGAACCATTCAAACGCGGAGGCATGAGCTATAGCTTTTCATAGAGACGGTAGGCGACCCTATCGCAGGGATGACGGTGCCCGCCGAAACGAGCGCATTCGAGTACCCCAGGTCAGAGTTATTGATGATGAAGGTGAGCAGTTGGGAGTTCTTCCCACAGCAAAAGCCCTTGAGATAGCACAAGAACGGGGACTTGATCTGGTAGAAGTAGCAGAAAAGGCAGACCCGCCTGTATGTAAGATAATGGACTATGGTAAGTTCAAATATCAGCAGCAGAAACGCAAGCAGGAAGCCAAAAAGAAACAGACTGTCATCCAGATCAAGGAAGTCAAGTTTCGCCCAAAAACAGACGAGCATGATTACCAAACAAAGCTCAAGCACATCCGTCGGTTCCTTGAAGGTGGCGACAGGTGTAAGGTCACAATATTTTTCAGGGGCCGTGAGATTGTCCATAAGGACAGAGGGTTATCAGTTCTTGAGCGTGTTAAAGAGGAAACCATGGATATTGCCAAAATGGAGCAATCCCCAAGGTCCGAAGGGCGCACAATGAATATGATGTTGGCTCCAATAAAAAAATAAGGTCTTTTCCGGTATTATACCGGTATTTCCCCTAGGAGGATAAAAAATGCCTAAGATGAAAACTAGAAGAGGCGCTGCGAAGCGTTTCTCCAAAACCGGCAGCGGCAAATTCAAACGCCGTCGTCAGGGTCTGCGTCACATTCTGACTAAGAAAAACTCTAAGCGCAAAATGCGCCTGGGACAGAGCACTACCGTTGACAGCGCTAATATCGGCCAAGTCAAACGCATGCTCCCCTACGCTTAATTTGCGTGAATAATGCCTAACGGCATAACTAACAATAAATACAAACTCCTGCCCGCGGGACACGTTCGCGGCTGGTTTTAGACATTCCTGGAGGAATACATATGAGAGTCAAACGTGGAGTAGCCGCTAAGAAGCGCCATAAAAAATATTTAAAGATGGCCAAGGGGTTCCGTGGTTCCGGATCTACCCTTTATCGCACCGCTAGAGAGCGTGTAGAACGCTCACTTTGCATGGCCTACGTTGGTCGTAAAGTCCGTAAACGCGAAATGCGTAAACTCTGGATTCAGCGTATCAACGCAGCAGCACGCCTGAACGGTCTTTCCTACAGCCGTTTCATTCACGGTCTGTCGCTTGCTGGAATTGAACTGAACCGTAAAGTCCTGGCTGAACTGGCCGTTAGCGACACTGTTGCTTTCGCCAAAATCGCCGAGACTGCTAAAGCTAAGGTTAGCTAAAGTGTCGGACGTAAAGTCCCTGTTACAGGAACTTGAAGGCCTGGTCCCGGAGTGCGAAGCTCGCCTGGACCAGGCTTCTTCTTTGCCGGATCTGGAAGAAACCCGCGTTGAATTCCTTGGCCGTAAAGGCCGCCTTGCTGGAATCATGGCCGGCCTCCCCGCTCTTTCCAAAGAAGATAAACCTGTCGCAGGTAAAAAAGCCAACGAAGTCAAGACCGCTCTTACAAACCTTATTGAAGGTAAACAGTCTGCGCTTGAAAGAGCTGCGACTGCCAAGAGCCTTTCCCGTTTTGACCCCACCATGCCCGGTCGCAAACCTCATGAGGGTTCTCTCCACCCAGTTACACTGGTTATGGATGAGATCTGTGACGTATTTATCGGGCTTGGATTTGAGGTCGTTACCGGCCCCGAAATTGAAAACGACTGGTATAACTTTGAAGCTCTGAACATTCCGCC harbors:
- the infC gene encoding translation initiation factor IF-3 translates to MAFHRDGRRPYRRDDGARRNERIRVPQVRVIDDEGEQLGVLPTAKALEIAQERGLDLVEVAEKADPPVCKIMDYGKFKYQQQKRKQEAKKKQTVIQIKEVKFRPKTDEHDYQTKLKHIRRFLEGGDRCKVTIFFRGREIVHKDRGLSVLERVKEETMDIAKMEQSPRSEGRTMNMMLAPIKK
- the rpmI gene encoding 50S ribosomal protein L35; amino-acid sequence: MPKMKTRRGAAKRFSKTGSGKFKRRRQGLRHILTKKNSKRKMRLGQSTTVDSANIGQVKRMLPYA
- the rplT gene encoding 50S ribosomal protein L20 codes for the protein MRVKRGVAAKKRHKKYLKMAKGFRGSGSTLYRTARERVERSLCMAYVGRKVRKREMRKLWIQRINAAARLNGLSYSRFIHGLSLAGIELNRKVLAELAVSDTVAFAKIAETAKAKVS